The Vibrio astriarenae genome contains a region encoding:
- the truA gene encoding tRNA pseudouridine(38-40) synthase TruA has product MRIALGIEYDGAKYYGWQRQRDVKSVQECLEKALSKIANHPVEVQCAGRTDAGVHGTGQVVHFDTTAVRKMAAWTMGVNTNMPKDIAVRWAKEVPEDFHARFTATARRYRYVIFNSPYRGGILSHGVSHYHGELDVTKMQEAGQYLLGENDFTSFRAVHCQSNSPWRNMMHLNVTRHGQYVVIDIKANAFVHHMVRNITGSLITVGRGEQKPEWIKWLLEAKDRKLASATAKAEGLYLVDVDYPQEFELPRLPIGPLFLPENLN; this is encoded by the coding sequence ATGAGAATAGCGTTAGGTATTGAGTACGATGGTGCCAAATATTACGGATGGCAGCGCCAGCGTGACGTAAAAAGTGTCCAAGAGTGCCTTGAAAAAGCGTTGAGCAAAATTGCCAATCATCCGGTTGAAGTGCAATGTGCGGGTCGTACCGATGCAGGTGTGCATGGTACGGGGCAGGTAGTGCACTTTGATACGACAGCGGTACGTAAAATGGCAGCATGGACCATGGGTGTGAACACGAATATGCCAAAGGACATTGCTGTGCGCTGGGCCAAAGAGGTCCCGGAAGACTTTCATGCGCGATTTACCGCAACGGCACGACGCTACCGCTACGTTATTTTCAACTCGCCTTATCGTGGCGGGATCTTGTCGCATGGTGTAAGTCACTATCATGGTGAGTTGGACGTTACTAAGATGCAGGAAGCGGGTCAATATCTCTTAGGGGAGAATGACTTTACTTCGTTTCGCGCGGTGCACTGTCAATCAAATAGCCCTTGGCGCAATATGATGCACCTAAATGTCACTCGTCACGGCCAATACGTGGTTATCGATATCAAGGCAAATGCATTTGTCCATCATATGGTACGTAACATTACGGGCTCGCTGATTACCGTAGGGCGAGGTGAACAGAAACCTGAGTGGATTAAGTGGTTACTTGAAGCGAAAGATCGAAAGCTTGCTTCTGCGACGGCAAAAGCGGAAGGTTTGTATTTGGTCGATGTAGATTACCCACAAGAGTTTGAGTTACCACGGTTGCCCATTGGCCCACTTTTCTTACCAGAGAATTTGAACTAA
- the accD gene encoding acetyl-CoA carboxylase, carboxyltransferase subunit beta: MSWLEKILDKTNIVSSRKASIPEGVWTKCTSCEQVLYHAELERNLEVCPKCDHHMRMKARKRLETFLDEGNREELATELEPTDKLKFKDSKRYKDRISAAQKASGEKDALVVMKGELLGMPLVACAFEFSFMGGSMGSVVGARFVKAVEAAIENDCGLVCFSASGGARMQEALMSLMQMAKTSAALERLSAKGLPFISVMTDPTMGGVSASLAMLGDINIGEPNALIGFAGRRVIEQTVREDLPEGFQRSEFLLEHGAIDMIVDRREMRQRVGGLIAKLTNTTSPMVVSVDDSPEEAPYEVPEAKEKG, encoded by the coding sequence ATGAGTTGGCTCGAAAAGATTTTAGACAAAACGAATATTGTTAGCTCACGTAAAGCGTCTATCCCAGAAGGGGTTTGGACTAAGTGTACGTCGTGTGAACAAGTCCTTTATCACGCGGAGTTAGAGCGCAATCTTGAGGTGTGTCCTAAGTGTGACCACCATATGCGTATGAAAGCCCGCAAGCGTCTAGAAACCTTCCTGGATGAAGGCAATCGCGAGGAGCTAGCGACAGAGCTAGAGCCAACCGATAAACTCAAATTTAAAGACTCAAAGCGTTACAAAGACAGAATATCAGCTGCTCAGAAAGCAAGTGGTGAGAAAGATGCGCTCGTTGTAATGAAAGGTGAACTGTTAGGCATGCCACTTGTGGCTTGTGCGTTTGAGTTCTCTTTCATGGGGGGCTCAATGGGTTCTGTGGTTGGGGCGCGCTTTGTTAAAGCGGTTGAGGCCGCAATCGAGAATGATTGTGGTTTGGTTTGTTTCTCGGCGAGCGGTGGTGCTCGTATGCAAGAAGCTCTAATGTCATTGATGCAGATGGCAAAAACCAGTGCGGCACTAGAGCGTCTTTCTGCTAAAGGCCTACCGTTCATTTCCGTGATGACTGACCCAACAATGGGTGGCGTATCAGCAAGTTTAGCGATGCTTGGTGATATCAATATCGGTGAGCCAAATGCATTGATTGGTTTTGCTGGACGTCGTGTTATTGAGCAAACGGTGCGTGAAGACCTTCCAGAAGGCTTCCAGCGCAGTGAGTTCCTTCTAGAGCACGGTGCCATCGATATGATTGTTGATCGTCGCGAAATGCGTCAGCGTGTCGGTGGTCTAATTGCGAAATTAACCAACACAACTTCGCCAATGGTGGTTTCTGTGGATGATTCTCCAGAAGAAGCGCCTTATGAAGTACCAGAAGCGAAAGAAAAAGGGTAA
- the folC gene encoding bifunctional tetrahydrofolate synthase/dihydrofolate synthase — protein MTQQTVPQATSPLSMWLDYLANIHTSSIDLGLDRVSTVCQKANLTKPAPKVITVAGTNGKGSTCALLEAILLDAGYSVGVYSSPHLIRYNERVRINGKDLPDSEHSQAFAYIDQQRGDVSLSFFEFGTLAALYQFQQYQVDVVLLEVGLGGRLDATNVVEHDVSVITSLAVDHVDWLGDDINVIGFEKAGIFRANKPAVCGQPQAPATVAGHADDIGAKLHQVGIQYDYALEQGEKTWRWNSGSFSLDTLPIPSLPLANAATALMALGCAELDISDVNIVKGLESATLPGRMQVLGKSPQVLLDVAHNPHSAEYLVEQLKKKYPERTIRTVVAMLHDKDIEATLSVLGQLSSHWYPASLSGPRAASAEELISHLPTVTSTFSTPVEAYQMALHEADDSDLILVVGSFHTVGEVLQHIEKQGA, from the coding sequence ATGACCCAACAAACAGTTCCTCAAGCCACATCGCCTCTATCGATGTGGCTTGATTATTTAGCCAACATTCATACCTCTTCTATTGACTTAGGTCTTGACCGTGTCAGTACCGTCTGCCAAAAAGCGAACCTAACGAAACCCGCTCCCAAAGTAATTACTGTTGCCGGCACCAATGGTAAGGGCTCCACATGCGCTCTATTAGAGGCGATCTTGCTGGACGCTGGCTACTCCGTCGGTGTTTATAGCTCACCGCACCTTATTCGTTACAATGAACGTGTACGTATTAATGGTAAAGACCTGCCAGATTCGGAGCATAGCCAAGCCTTCGCTTATATCGACCAACAACGCGGTGATGTGAGCTTGAGTTTCTTTGAGTTTGGCACTTTGGCCGCGCTGTACCAATTTCAACAGTACCAAGTCGATGTCGTACTTCTTGAGGTTGGTCTAGGTGGCCGCCTGGATGCAACCAATGTGGTGGAGCACGACGTGTCGGTCATTACTAGCCTTGCCGTGGATCACGTCGATTGGTTGGGTGACGATATCAATGTGATCGGTTTCGAAAAAGCAGGTATTTTCCGCGCAAATAAGCCAGCCGTATGTGGTCAACCGCAGGCACCGGCAACGGTGGCAGGTCATGCCGATGACATCGGCGCCAAACTTCATCAAGTCGGCATTCAGTACGACTATGCACTTGAACAAGGTGAGAAGACTTGGCGCTGGAACAGCGGGTCGTTTAGTCTCGATACCTTGCCAATCCCTTCACTGCCATTGGCGAACGCAGCAACGGCCTTGATGGCGCTTGGTTGTGCTGAGCTTGATATCAGTGATGTGAACATTGTTAAGGGGTTAGAGTCAGCGACGTTGCCAGGACGTATGCAGGTGCTGGGCAAGTCACCGCAAGTACTTCTTGATGTCGCACACAACCCACATTCGGCAGAGTATCTCGTAGAACAGCTCAAGAAAAAATACCCAGAACGCACGATTCGCACTGTGGTCGCTATGCTTCATGACAAAGATATCGAAGCGACACTATCTGTTTTGGGGCAATTGTCGTCTCACTGGTATCCCGCCTCTCTATCGGGACCGCGAGCAGCCAGTGCTGAGGAACTGATTTCACACTTACCTACGGTGACGTCGACGTTTTCAACGCCAGTTGAGGCTTATCAAATGGCATTGCACGAGGCTGACGACAGCGACCTCATCCTTGTGGTAGGCTCATTCCACACCGTTGGAGAAGTATTACAACATATCGAAAAGCAAGGAGCCTAG
- a CDS encoding SPOR domain-containing protein gives MVSKFQSRLVGTIILVAVGIIVLPDLFDGKKLHYKEEVASIPLKPLIDDSPEVFEVLEPMVDEVSLPQAPVEATVGVDEVEVELAEQAPLQPIEPEEDLVELVVNEVPERNQYQDSAWIIQLVALKNRDNAINLVKDLQNRGYQAHTKEENGFTRVIIGPDVSKSKLEKQVLELEKITGSKGQLLKFKPLNP, from the coding sequence ATGGTCAGTAAGTTTCAGAGCCGCTTGGTAGGAACCATTATTCTCGTCGCGGTTGGCATTATTGTCCTGCCTGATCTGTTTGATGGTAAGAAGCTTCATTATAAGGAGGAAGTGGCGAGCATCCCGTTAAAACCTCTCATTGACGATAGCCCTGAAGTTTTTGAGGTGCTGGAACCGATGGTTGATGAGGTGTCTCTACCCCAAGCTCCGGTTGAAGCAACGGTCGGGGTTGATGAAGTAGAAGTTGAGCTTGCTGAGCAAGCCCCCCTTCAACCTATTGAGCCAGAGGAAGATCTCGTCGAGCTTGTTGTGAATGAAGTGCCTGAGAGAAATCAGTATCAAGATTCTGCTTGGATCATTCAGTTGGTTGCGCTGAAAAACAGAGACAACGCAATCAACTTGGTCAAAGATTTGCAAAATCGTGGCTATCAAGCTCATACCAAAGAAGAGAATGGCTTTACTCGCGTGATCATCGGGCCAGATGTTTCAAAAAGTAAGCTAGAGAAACAAGTGCTTGAGTTGGAGAAAATTACCGGCTCAAAAGGTCAATTGCTCAAATTTAAACCACTAAACCCATAA
- a CDS encoding CvpA family protein has protein sequence MNTLDIVILSVIGLSALISLVRGFTKEALSLVIWFGAFFIASTYYAKLAVYFSNIQDDLVRNGAAIAALFVATLVVGAVVNYVIGQLVQKTGLSGTDRILGIVFGGLRGVLIVSAALFFMDAFTAFPESEWWESSQLVPEFSRIIAPFFEHLTETSSFLSGAL, from the coding sequence ATGAATACATTAGATATTGTCATTTTAAGTGTGATCGGTCTGTCGGCTTTGATCAGTTTAGTTAGAGGTTTTACCAAAGAGGCTTTGTCCCTCGTTATTTGGTTTGGGGCATTTTTTATCGCCAGTACCTACTATGCTAAGTTAGCCGTTTATTTTTCAAATATTCAGGATGATCTCGTTAGAAACGGAGCGGCGATTGCGGCTCTATTTGTTGCAACCTTAGTGGTGGGTGCAGTAGTAAACTACGTCATCGGTCAGTTGGTGCAAAAAACGGGACTATCAGGAACCGATCGTATATTGGGCATCGTTTTTGGTGGCCTGCGCGGCGTTCTAATCGTATCGGCAGCTCTGTTTTTTATGGATGCGTTTACGGCATTCCCAGAATCAGAGTGGTGGGAGAGCTCGCAATTGGTTCCTGAATTCAGTCGAATCATTGCCCCGTTCTTCGAGCACTTAACAGAAACTTCTAGCTTTTTATCCGGCGCGCTTTAG